Proteins co-encoded in one Scylla paramamosain isolate STU-SP2022 chromosome 43, ASM3559412v1, whole genome shotgun sequence genomic window:
- the LOC135093482 gene encoding innexin inx2-like, protein MAGDKDDGKKKQGGGKENLLDVRHMIEAVLSVVKSHATKTSVAPCDGLVLRMHYRWTFWALLAGFLAIWHSWYQKHTITCVSHFNAEAQVKEEYVNVCLSYPYLAEEGGRRYILFYRWVHWSFLLLTVFFYLPRKVSKNFENVKCKKVLEDLHKGAETYDQKEAEIVEKAHRYMCYNIRTHNGLYWKYLVVNALALFIDIIAMVFFDFVLQGRFIWYGYMSYPFTRDPWKFTDHMSQTFPPFVWCELSPDNQLVSLRTEKFGCHLTVMELYEKIFLGLWLWLILLIFITSCYIIFLLSLLLPNVRLLLLRFSKPRHISTKITALIQDVLKVSKIGDVFMLYRLRQHMSHARFYEVMVKLTEPNVYMEAGRQGQGQDTSPSSPDIHKQKPFNKKENPKSQKGDSKENNPEKKILIEEC, encoded by the exons ATGGCGGGGGACAAG GATGATGGTAAAaagaaacagggaggaggaaaagagaacctGCTGGACGTCCGCCACATGATAGAGGCAGTGCTGAGCGTGGTGAAGTCACACGCCACCAAGACCAGTGTCGCCCCATGTGACGGCCTGGTGCTGCGCATGCATTACCGCTGGACCTTCTGGGCCCTGCTGGCAGGCTTCCTGGCCATCTGGCACTCctg GTACCAAAAGCACACAATCACTTGTGTGTCACACTTCAACGCAGAGGCGCAGGTGAAAGAAGAGTACGTGAACGTGTGTCTCTCGTACCCGTATCTCgcggaggagggagggcggcGGTACATTCTCTTCTACCGGTGGGTCCATTGGTCCTTCCTCCTGCTGACGGTCTTCTTCTACCTCCCGCGGAAGGTCTCCAAAAACTTCGAGAATGTGAAGTGTAAGAAGGTGCTGGAGGACTTGCACAAAGGCGCCGAGACGTATGACCAGAAAGAAGCCGAAATCGTGGAAAAGGCACACCGTTACATGTGCTACAATATCCGGACTCACAACGGCCTCTACTGGAAATACCTCGTAGTGAACGCGTTGGCCCTATTCATTGACATAATAGCCATGGTTTTCTTTGACTTCGTGCTACAGGGAAGATTTATTTGGTACGGGTATATGTCTTACCCGTTCACACGTGACCCTTGGAAGTTTACTGATCACATGTCCCAAACGTTCCCGCCGTTCGTGTGGTGCGAGCTTAGCCCTGACAATCAGCTGGTGAGCCTTCGCACGGAAAAATTTGGCTGCCACCTCACCGTCATGGAGCTGTACGAGAAGATCTTCTTGGGCCTGTGGCTGTGGTTGATCCTCCTTATATTCATCACTTCCTGCTATATCATCTTCCTGTTATCCCTGTTGCTGCCAAACGTACGTCTCCTGCTGCTGCGTTTTTCAAAGCCTAGACATATTTCCACTAAGATCACCGCGCTCATCCAGGACGTGTTGAAGGTCAGTAAGATCGGCGACGTGTTCATGCTGTACCGCCTCAGACAGCATATGAGCCACGCCAGATTCTACGAGGTGATGGTGAAGCTGACGGAACCCAATGTGTACATGGAAGCAGGACGGCAAGGACAAGGCCAGGACACGAGCCCCTCGTCTCCCGACATACACAAACAGAAGCCTtttaacaagaaagaaaacccaAAGTCACAAAAAGGAGATTCCAAAGAAAACAACCCTGAAAAGAAGATACTCATTGAGGAGTGTTAA
- the LOC135093588 gene encoding uncharacterized protein LOC135093588 — MEALALLETLTQLPEKSSLKWTPHHKTLATSFLREAAEVILCCYLVRIGGKARLAVSLNLPVSPVGVVWYFLKLDTEKHITASNFKRCVCYGTVDSDDPHEMNHFLLEVYQAVLLAVPAAPPVFGHYRELAGLPCLINLVGGQMVQHVGAATDKPMVYLPPEVLALPDDPEQRRRLPLDTGLLARTEELVLHWVEQIHAFCFDHGDASSPLELGLLHEIRQLSWKKAMVHQLLTALEAPEVAKALDYLHTQSSPTSLLITHAIDTLKEVQQQQEETSGQLVHLEGPLEQLYTDSVQALTEHMYDVLALLRIIWINSHYYHQPEVMTEVCVRVSWEVTRACQVHLPLDDLFSPITKGANTKASGGNGKDSLSLVESAIKCCKEWRMCYVELATHFGEEDSPEVWLPDSASVFLPVELFVSRCEDLKYIGLSKVQLTR; from the exons ATGGAAGCT TTGGCACTGCTGGAGACACTCACACAGCTTCCTGAGAAGTCCAGTCTCAAGTGGACACCTCACCACAAGACTCTGGCCACCAGCTTCCTCAGGGAAGCTGCAGAGGTCATCCTTTGCTGCTATttggtcag GATTGGTGGGAAGGCCCGGCTGGCAGTGAGCCTCAACCTGCCGGTGAGtcctgtgggtgtggtgtggtactTTCTCAAGCTAGACACAGAGAAGCATATCACCGCTTCCAACTTCAAGAGATGTGTGTG CTATGGTACTGTGGACTCTGACGACCCTCATGAAATGAATCACTTTCTGCTGGAGGTGTACCAAGCAGTGCTGCTGGCTGTGCCTGCTGCACCACCCGTGTTTGGCCATTACCGTGAGCTGGCTGGACTGCCATGCCTCATCAACCTGGTGGGAGGACAGATGGTGCAACATGTTGGGGCCGCCACAGACAAGCCAATGGTTTACCTGCCTCCAGAAGTGCTAGCTCTGCCGGATGACCCTGAGCAGCGTCGCCGCTTGCCACTGGACACTGGACTCCTTGCCAGGACTGAGG AATTGGTGCTGCATTGGGTGGAGCAGATACATGCCTTCTGTTTTGATCACGGTGATGCCTCCTCCCCCTTGGAACTGGGCCTTCTGCATGAGATCAGGCAACTTTCCTGGAAGA AAGCCATGGTTCATCAGCTCTTGACAGCATTAGAAGCTCCAGAGGTGGCCAAGGCACTGGATTACTTGCACACACAGAGCTCACCAACTTCTCTCCTCATCACTCATGCTATTGATACTCTCAAG GAGgtgcagcaacagcaggaggagaCAAGTGGACAGCTAGTGCACCTAGAGGGACCACTGGAGCAGCTGTACACTGACTCTGTGCAGGCACTGACAGAACACATGTATGATGTTTTGGCGCTGCTCAGGATAATTTGGATCAActcccactactaccaccagcc GGAAGTCATGACAGAGGTGTGTGTACGAGTGTCATGGGAAGTGACCCGAGCATGTCAAGTACACCTGCCCCTGGATGACCTCTTCTCCCCTATAACCAAGGGCGCCAACACCAAGGCCTCGGGTGGGAATGGCAAGGACTCCCTCTCACTGGTGGAGAGTGCCATCAAATGCTGCAAGGAGTGGAGGATGTGTTATGTTGAG ctggccacacacttTGGGGAGGAGGACAGCCCTGAGGTGTGGCTGCCAGACTCTGCCTCAGTGTTCCTGCCAGTAGAGCTGTTTGTCAGTCGCTGTGAAGACCTCAAGTACATTGGCCTCAGCAAAGTGCAGCTCACTAGGTAA